In Stomoxys calcitrans chromosome 2, idStoCalc2.1, whole genome shotgun sequence, the following proteins share a genomic window:
- the LOC106091971 gene encoding uncharacterized protein LOC106091971 yields the protein MPPIEALKESFLKENSQFSELEEDYEAKSIGKFEDIDLAESEVWFLQCPKGTDVKLLEQEKIKIPGRTNLSNVEAVSVEFVEGKQQHSFAYCHRKGGFDLRLLPVRGTIVLRNRLKATDTISAERVEECCPPLKKVPMPSTIRIRHPLLGFQYEDKLNISRDVLKRLKEADNVSADLLKIGIMKKYAKTIQASNHKAPENENTNETSCVDEDDAVQFVKEEILPKKKRKKSESRSKMDASVKKNRKSKTSDDDNVSKDLQWLQNI from the coding sequence ATGCCGCCAATTGAAGCGCTTAAAGAATcatttcttaaagaaaattcaCAATTTTCCGAATTGGAAGAGGACTATGAGGCCAAATCTATTGGAAAATTCGAAGATATAGATTTAGCAGAAAGTGAAGTTTGGTTTCTACAATGCCCTAAGGGGACAGATGTTAAATTATTGGAacaagaaaaaatcaaaatacctGGTCGCACTAACCTGTCTAATGTCGAAGCTGTCTCAGTGGAATTTGTTGAAGGTAAACAACAGCATTCGTTTGCCTATTGCCACCGTAAAGGTGGTTTTGATCTGCGGCTTCTCCCAGTTCGTGGAACAATTGTGCTACGAAACCGTTTGAAAGCTACGGACACCATAAGTGCTGAACGTGTGGAAGAATGCTGCCCTCCACTCAAAAAAGTTCCCATGCCGTCGACAATACGTATTCGCCATCCTCTGCTTGGCTTCCAATACGAGGATAAACTGAACATAAGTAGAGATGTTTTAAAACGTCTTAAAGAAGCTGATAATGTTTCAGctgatttgttaaaaattggTATAATGAAGAAATATGCTAAAACAATACAGGCATCTAATCACAAAGCCCCTGAAAACGAGAACACCAATGAAACTAGTTGCGTCGATGAGGATGATGCAGTACAATTTGTTAAGGAGGAAATTCTCCCCAAGAAGAAACGGAAAAAGAGTGAAAGCAGAAGCAAAATGGATGCAAGTGTAAAAAAGAATAGAAAATCGAAGACTAGTGATGACGATAATGTTTCCAAAGATTTACAATGGctgcaaaatatataa